The sequence below is a genomic window from Coffea arabica cultivar ET-39 chromosome 4c, Coffea Arabica ET-39 HiFi, whole genome shotgun sequence.
TCCGCGATGGAGAGCTGTACAAACGCTCCTACCTCGGCCCATGGCTAAGGTGTGTCACTCCCGAGACAGGACGCCACGTCCTCCACGAGATCCACGAAGGCCTGTGCGGAGCTCACGTCGGCCACAGAATGCTAGCCAAGAAGGCTTTGCTTCTTGGATATTTCTGGCCCTCTGTTCGGCAGGACGTCCAGGATCTCGTTCTCGGTTGCCCTTCCTGCCAAGTCCACGCACCCGAGCACCACCGGCCCTCAAACTTCATGGTTCCCATCACTTCACCCTGGCCATTCGAGCAATGGGGGACAGACATCATAGGACCTTTCCCCAGAGCCGTCGGGGGTTATACCTTCCTGGTAACTGCTGCGGATTACTTCACCAAGTGGGTTGAGGCCGAGCCTCTGAGGACCATCACTGGGCTGGCaattcaaaaattcttttgaaAATGCATCGTCTGCCGCTTCGGCATACCTCAGGTCATCATCTCGAATAATGGAAGGCAATTTGTCGAGAACCCCTTTAAAGCTTGGTGCGCAAACCTTGGCATCAAACAAAATTTCACTTCGGTAGGCCACCCCCAAGCCAATGGTCAAGCAGAGAACTTCAACCGAACTCTCTTGCATGGTCTCAAGACCCGACTCCACCAAGTTGGGTCATCTTGGGTGGAGGAACTCCCCAGTGTCCTATGGTCGTATCGAACCACGCCGAGGTCAGCTACGCAAGAGACCCCCCTTCTCCTTGACCTATGGCGCCGAAACTGTCATCCCGGCAGAGATCCTTACCCCCAGCCCTCGGCTGGCGGCCTATGCCGCCGAGGTGAACAACGAAGAGAGGCAGCTGGATCTCGACCTCGTCGATGAACGAAGGGATCTCGCCTTAGCCCGGATAGCTTCCTACAAGAACACACTGGCACACTATTACAATGCCCGTATCAGACACCGTAGATTCCATCCTGGAGACTTGGTTCTTAGAAAAAACTCAGTCAGTCAAGCTGAACCGCAAGGGAAATTATGCCCGAAATGGGAAGGCCCTTATCGAGTTGTGGAATCTGACCTTAAGGGATATTGTAAACTGAGTTACCGAGATGGCTCATTAGTGTCGAGGTCTTGGCACGCCGAGAATCTCAAATTGTATTATGCTTGAATTCTTAATCAAGTTATGACTTCGAATGTTATGTTATTTTTCAACATCGATATTGCGCTATTAAAAAATAAGGGGGACAAGCAAGGGACGAAGtcaaaataagaaattaaagTGCTGAGATGAGAAGAAATAGACTTTCATTCAACAGAAAAGAGGTGTTACAAAAAATACAAGGCCAAGGTCGGAACGCTACTAAACAATCTCCATCTCGGCCACCCCTTTAAGACCCACAAGCCTAGACCCCCGTCTCAGCTCCATCCACGGTCTTGGCTCCCTCCTAGGCAGCCTTCTCGCTGGTCTCTTCCCCGCCGGGGTGAAGCTCATCTCCTCCAGGAACTTCGCCCACCTTTGCGCCGAGGTCTCCCTCAGTATCCTCCTCCTCGCCCTCCTCGAGCACTTCATCGAGTTCGGACAGCCATTTGTTGAACTCGTCCTGGACCTCGGCCAGGTTCCTCCCAGCTTGGATGCCCTCGGCCATCCGGTCGCATAACTCCTTCGAGTCCTCATTGTAGCTGGCATGGTTCTTCAAAGACTCCAAGGCTTCGGAGGAGAGGTGAGCTGCGGCCTCGTCTATGGCTGATGTGAAGCCAAACATGAAGTTCGGCGTGAGCAGTTGGCCGAGGTCCCTGATGAATGTCTCGGACTTCCGAAAAGCGTCCACGGCCGAGACTCCAGCACCCTCGAGAGCTTGCTCATGTGATTTCTTCACTTCGTCCCCCATCTTCTGCTCTTCCTCGAGGGCCGATCTGAGGCTGTTGATGGTAGCTACGGCCTCCTCATCCTTCACCTCGGCCTCCTTAATCCTTCTTTCAAACTCGGCCTTCTCAGACTCGAACACCGCCAGTTTTTTCTCCAACTTGGAGATCTGATTTCGTAGCTTGCCGGTGTCCTGCTCCTCGACCAGAGCGCAATACCGGTGTGTCATCTCGGCCACAAAGGCTGAGTTGAAAGCCGTGGTCACCATGAGACTTTGAACCATCTCGGCCGAGCTCAGTTTCTTCATGAACTCCAAATCCCTTGGCAAGGTGGAGTGCATTACTAGCTCTTGTGCAACCCGAGAATGGCCACACCTGTCGTTGACCGACACTTTCCAGTTCGGACACCAATGTTCACCGGGGTGAGTCTTCTCCTCCCCGGGAAACACCGGGGGCTATGGAAACGATTCCATAGCGAAGTCCCCGAGACTGCATTTACCGGAGGCTTCAGCTGTTTGCCTCGGCCTTGAGGAGGCGGGAGTGCCGTGACGACTCCGAGGGGCACCCCCTCTGGCACAGACGAGGTGGACCCGGTAGCCGCTGCGACTGAGCTGCTTTGTCCTGCCGAGGTGGGAGTGTTTTTGGCCGTCGAAGTCTTGGTAGCCTGCCCTTGTGACTTCTTCTTCGGCGGAGGGGCCGACGTCTCATCAGAGCTCTTCCTCTTCGGCCTCTTGGCCACCTCGGACGAGCCCGATACGACGAGGTCGGACAGTTTAGTCACTGCACAAGAAACAAATATTATCATATGTCTTAGCCGAAGTGAAAGCAAAGTtatgaaagaaaattacaaGGTTTCTCAAGTTTAGTGGAAAAGAAGGGAGTCTTGGTGGTATTGATCACGGCTCGACTTATTCCCCCATCAACGAGCACGGCTTCGGGGTAGTCGTGGCTGAACAGCCGAAGCTCAGACTTCATCAACTTCTGGAAGGACTCCTCCTCGGCGTCCCCCGCAGAGGGGTCGGCCTTTGCCTTGATTGGCCTCCACCAAAAACCCCTAGGGAAGTCCACTCCGGATACGAAGAAGTAATCGCGCTTCCAATTCTTAATCGAGTTGGGAGCACCAATCACCAACTTCGGGATGTCGTTGTTCCGATTACAGATATAAAACCATCCCTTGTCCGTCCCGTGCGCCTTGAGAGTGTAGCATCGGCGGAAGAGGTCTATAGAAGGAGTCACCTCCTGATGTCGGCACAGCATCTCGAAGCCTACAAGGATGCGGACAGCGTTCGGGGTGAGTTGAGTAATCCTCACGCCGAAGTGACGAAGTACATCCCTTAAGAACCTCGACGTCGGCATCCTCAGCCCGGCCTCCAGCTGTTGGATATAAATGGCCACCGCGTCATAGGGGGGCTTCTCGGCTGAGTCATCCACCCCGGGCGGTGTAATTTTGTACCCCGGTTGGAAAGGGTACTTGTTTATCACCTTCTCGGCCCTATCTCTTCCTATGCGGCTTCTAAATTTCGGCATCTTGCCGAAGTCGATGTTGGCCGCGTCCCTTGGAGCGACTGGCTCCGGTACGCCCTCGTCACGAGGTATCTCGGTCCCGAGCTCGGTATCGTAGTCGACCTCGGAACCACCCTCGCTCATCTCGGACGACTCCAATCCCGAGCCTGTCTCGCCGGCTCTCACTTCGGCTGATCCTTCCTCAAAACTCGGCGTCGACCCCTCAGAGCTGGACGTCGTCACTTCTTCAGGGTCTGGCCTCACCTCGGTCTAGTAGCTCGGTGACACGGTTTCTTTATGGGTCTTAACTGTTTTTGCCATGTGTGAAAGACGagatggaaagaaagaaagatactTACTATTGACTACGATATCGGACGCGGTGATGACTTCGGCGGTGATCTCGGCTGGCAGGATCGATCTCGGCAACACACGAATTTTGCAAGTAGCAGAAGGGAAAGTGATGGGCCATGCGGTGAAAAggacccctatttataggggaTGACAAGAATCCGAAGAGGCGGCAAGGATGCGAAGAGGCAGCCGCGTTCGAATTCAAAAGGACGTGtttctctctctcctcattaatgTCCCGTCCCTTCATCTGACACTCTCTTTGCACGAAACGTCCCTTTACTTCACGACACGACGGTTACCAGTGACCACGTCCTGTCAACTGACTCGCCCACGTGTCACGTCCCCGCATCTTCCGGAGCAATTTCGGGACCCCGAATCTTTATGACTTCGGCACATGGAAGCCTCGGTACCTCCCTGGCCCGGAGCTCCCGAGGCTTGGGGGGCTTATtgaggatgctcacctcggccaGCCCGCATGTCCAAGTTGAATCCACCTCGTCCCTCATCAGAGCTCACCCGTCTTGTATtgaggatgctcacctcggccaGCCCGTATGTCCAAGGTGAATCCACCTCGTCCCTCATCAGAGCTCACCCGTGTCTTGAGCATAACTCCTGAGTTCGGCCGGATCCCTGGTCTACCGTGTAGGTGACCTCGGCACCTCCACCTCAgctgcacgctgatgatgtcaaGCCACCTGACATCACCCAGGAccagtgctttatctgaaaagcattGGAGGCACTTAATGGCACCTGCACAGTACTCGCCGTCATCATACCCGGTAGGCTACAGTGTCAGGGTCAGATTTTCTGACAGTAGACAGAGCCGTAATGCCAGAGAGTGGGTCCCACTAGCATGAGCCTTCCGCCCTGTCCTCTACTCTCCTATAAATACCCCACATACACCCCCAATAAGTAAGCACACTGTTCATTTGTTTATACTTTAGCATtttctcgttctcatactaacttgatcgtcggagtgatcccaggggagaagccccgccactCACTTCGGACAAAAAGGTTCACTTCGAACACGAGAATTCACCTCACTTCATCTCGGAGAGGACTGATTTAGGTCGGCCCATTTACCCAcaaaaaatcacctcttcaatgCTCTTAGTATAAATACCTCCTCTTCCTTAACACAGGTACATATTCTTTATTACTCGTACTACTTTACTCCTCGTCTAATACTTAATCCATATCGAATTTAAGTATCAGAGTAAGATCGGAGAACAAGACTTCGACTATTCCCTCTTGGCAGGTGAGTTCGTATACATTCGACTCGGCTCGCCCGTCCGGAATTCACCTTCTTACCATGCATCCTTATTCATTTATGcttcttaatatttttttttggtctggGAAGATAATTGAGGGTTGCAACTTGCAAGTGACATCTGGGCGCGTTCTGCGAGAATAAATGTATTTGCATGTAATCTAAGGGGTGACTCATAAATCTCACCCTTTTTATCTGTTACGGACCTCACCCCTTGGGCTAATGTTGACGTGTCTCTACTGCATAAAAATTTCAACCGCGCCTTTAGACTTTGAAGCTGGCACGCTCTAAGGCGGGTTACTTTTAAATCATATTATCACGCCTTTATCGCACGGCTTAGTCGAACCGAATTCTTAAACCCAAAACCCATCGAGGAAAGTGGAACGAAGAAtcaaaagagagggaaaaaaaaaaaaaaagaaagaacctaAACTCTCAGAATCTTTGCAACTATTCCCAGCACAAACTCCAAATTCACTAGACCTATATTAATGAACTCATCGTATCCACAAAGCAAGATTGTATCCAAAATTCTGACAAGCTCCAATTCATAACTTAATGATTCCTTCACTTTCACTAGTACTAGTTTTGGTTGGCTCCATCGGAAAAATCGAAGCCCAGACTGACTTTTCCTCACTTCTAATTTTTTGTTAGTGGGGTTTGCAGGCGGATTCTTCACGGCCCAGAATATTTTTAAGTTTCTTACCCAGCTTGCTTTCACAGTTTTTCTCTTCCCATATAAATTAAGGCATTCATCCATGTACATATTCAGGAAACCTGGTCCAAAATTCGGCTGACGAATTTCAAGATTTTAAAATGGTTCACAAAGTTTTTACCTGGCGTTATGGGGGCgggagagtttttctttgtgGTTCCTTTAATGGGTACTTTTTTATTCCTTTCATTAAACTTCTTATCTGATTCTTTGCAGCTTAGTATCTTTTAATTCAGCAAATTTTGAGCTTTATTTCAGCAGATCTTTTAATTCAGCTTAGTATCTATTCATATAAATTTCTAGGTGGACAGAGAGGATACAGATGATTAATGTGGAGGGTTGTGCTACTGTTTTTCAGAGGATTTTGGATCTTCAGCCGGGTTATTATCAGGTAAAGATTGGATTTTTACGATGTTCATCTTCATGCAGTCATGTTTGATAGGGCTAGCAGTGTTAGTTTAAGTAAAAGTAGTTAAGTGTGCTCAATCAAAGGTGGTATTTGTGATTATGTTTTCGATAGAATTGTGGACTTATAGATGAAGGATGTGCTGCAATATTTGAAATTTAGTTGGATTCACGAGAAGTAGAAAGCAGCAAGCCTGAGTTGGCCATGGTTCTGTGAATTGCACAATCtgatttctgcattttcttcctGGATATGGTGATAAACTTAGCTAAAATCTTTCTTCCTGGACATGCATCAGTATGTTTCCAGCAAATATACGCCTAGTGTTATTGAGAATGTGCATTAACATGTATATGTGGGAGCTCATCATAGAAATCTGCAGATTCATGGACATGTAGCACTTAAGTTAATCCTTGTCTATGCGCAAATGTGTGCATGTCTTTCTGAGCTAGTTCAAATTGGTTTGGTGATTTATCTGAACTTTCACACATACCATAATGTTCTCTAGTGACATAATACTAGGTAAATCTGTTATGTCATTACATCAGATATAATGCAGTACTATGTGTTAATGCAGTATAAGTACTTGGTTGATGATGTCTGGCGAGTTGATGAGGAACAGCATTGTGTTCAGGATGGGTTTGGAATGATTAACAACGTGGCTTATGTGGAGGAAACAGAAATCTTATGTCCTTCCTTTTCTGCTCAATCTTTACATCAGAATCAagtagtctctctctctctctctctctctctctctctctctctctctatgcaCATACATTCATGCAAAGACTGATACAGGAATACTCAAGACTCAAAACAGGGTTTCCTGTTTCATTGACTCTTGTATGTGATCTGCTGCTTGTTTGGTTGTTAACCAACCAGGGGACACCTTCTGGTGGCTCACTTCATAAACCTGTATTTCAATTGCCAATCAACGAGATTGATGTTTTGCGTTACCGTCTGTCACTGCATTTGTCATCATCTACAGTATATGACTTGATGCCTGACTCAGGCAAGGTTTGAAGGCCTTCTACTTTACTTATAtccaaatttctttttattttaatgaTGTTTTAGCTATTGCCTTGTTAGTGATTACTTACGGTGGTGTTGCTTTAAAAACAGGTTTTTGCTTTGGATGTTGGAGCTGCAGTGAAGCAGGCATTCCATCTTATGtatgaagaggtagaatctctTTGCCTTTCTCTACTCAAGTAAATTCCTGTTTATGTTATTGTATGCATAGTAGGCTATAACTAGTTAAAGAACCTCTTTTATTTGGCCAGCCTTCTCTGTCACTGTTTATATATTGGTTTGCTCTTGGAGGTTGAGTTCCTGAAAAAGAGTATCACGAATCATAAGGTAAAAATAAAAGACACTCGTTCTATTGGCAATGCTACAAGTAATGTAGTTGAGTTGTCAGAAATTTATTGGTCCTGCGGAAtttatgaaatttgatgaatggGCAATTTAGACCAATATTGATATTCTTATTCCAAATTAACTAAATATGGTTTCCAGATTATGGAAGTTGGTTTCTCAAAAATCAACTTTAAAGTCGATTTCTAAGAGCTGGACATTTTCCAGATTATGGAAGTTGCACAAACCGGAGACGGCATCCACGGGTTCACCACAAATTTACCATAAGTGATCCCAATAACTGAGTAATTATTGATACCAATTTCTTCCACCAATTTTCCAACACAAATGATTTGCAAAACTTCAAACCTTTCATTGGACCCAGTGATTGCAAACAATACGAGGTCAAGAGCCTACATTGCATTGTACTGTAGGCACCATTAGTGTGCAGTGGCTGGTCCAAACCCATAAATTAGGATTACAGAAAGTTTATAGGTGAATATgattttgggttttggcccttaTAAATATTTTGTCGTTTAATTGTCATTGGTTTTGGACCTTAAGAGTATAttgtggttgattttcatttttatcgTTTGAAAGGGTAAACCAGCTGTGAAGATGCATCATTGAATCTTCATATGCTTTGGGAAGATTGGATTGGATGATGTTTGATGATTTCTAATGTGTTTGAGAATAAAGATgtgaatttcaaaagaagagaagaaaaataacAGTGAAGGAGGGATAGGGAGTAGTTGATTTCTTAAATTCAGTGTTTTTTTTAAAGAGAGACTTTAAACTCGCTTTCCTAGAAATGGACTTCTATATACTTATGGATACCGTAAAAGTAACACTCTTTCTTTAATTTGGAAAGTAACAACTGTTTAATGAATTATAGGAAGGCCTTATGGATAAGTCAAGTCAATCAATTTGAACTGTTATGTAGTTTTATTCTTGGTAAATGCAAAAACCATTAAAAGCTTcttattttcttgtttcttcttcAATCCTTTTCTCTATTTATGAAactctttcttattttttaaccCTTTTCCAATTATTTAACATTGTggcatttttcaattatttgattTCAGGGTGTTGCAGTTCTTCCTCTGTGGGATGAACAAAACACAAAGATTGTGGGGATGTTGACTGCCTCCGATTTCATATCGATTTTGTTGCAGGTATATTTTCATATTCCAGCTGTTACTTCCTAGGAATTAAGAGTAATTGAATCATCTATTTAAGCTTTCATAACCAAGGGAAAATTAAGCCCTCCAGGGCTTGATCTGGTGGTTGAGGTTGCTGAAGATGGAGCCTTAGGTCCCTGGTTTGAACCTTGCCGCCAGCAAGTTGTGGAGGGTGGGGAATAGTCTGTGGGGTTCACTCCTGCGGGACAcccctaaaaaaaataaaataaaataaaaaaaccaaGGGAAAATTAAATAGGGATTTTCTAAACACTCCAAAGTTAACAATCTGAGTTTAATATTCAGAGAAAAGttgtgtttatttatttttttgtaatgATTACCAAGTGGCAGAGATGAATCTAATTTCGCCCTCTTAAGTTGTTAACCTGTTGTGATATGAATCACTTATCACTTTCCAAGGTGGACAAGTCCTACCTTTACAAGTATCAATGTTAAGAAATTCTAAAGGATATCAGGTAATCTCTCAAACAGGAAAGAGAGGAGTGAACATGTAGTGCTACTATCTTATGCAGTGCAATGTATAGTACAAAGTAACTACATAATGGTTCTGCACATGTTAATATGTAAAAGAATCAAGTGCTGGATTCAATGGGCAACTTGTTTACCATCTTGGAGTAGGTAATCATACTGTCAACATCTAACTTACTGCAATTTAGCTATTGTTGAGACTTTGGATACCAAAACATTCAGGTAGGTATCCTAATCTCAAGCATGTAAAGGGATTTCTTAACCTTGTTATAATGCAACTCAACAAAAGTTTTACTTATAAAAGTCAAGGTAAAGCGTCAAAATTCCTAAGTTCACAATTTTTTCTGCAGTTAAATCTTTTGATCTTAGGCTTCCTATTCCTGGTGATACTTGAGAAATAGCATAATCGTTCTTATGATTTGTCAATATAATGAGAATCCTAAATGAAATTGATTACCTGTATCGAAGCCATTATGATGATTCAAAATGATTGATAGTCTttgactcttttctttttcctatcaTACACTTCATGTCATTGTTTCGAGCAATTTTCCAATATTACCATTTTCGTTCATGTGTGACTGCATAAAATTCAAACTTTCTGCAGCTTGACCGTAATCGTGCTATACTGActgatgaagaaattgaagagcacACAATTTCTGCTTGGAAAGATATAAAATTTCGACATCATAGAGAAGTCAGTGGGACCTCACAGCCGCTTTGCCGAACGGCTTTAATCCAAGTAAATATTCTTAATAAGATGATGTATCATGGTTATTTTGTCTTCTTTTCTTGGTTCATGGATCAGGAAACCAAGCGTATTTCTCATTGCAAAGTTTTTGAAGATTCAGTTTTCTGGTTTCGACTATTTAGCAACTTTTACCTCCAGTTTACAAAGAGCAGGTAAAACCCCTTTCTATGTTCATTTGGTGCAACCAACAGGCTGGTCCAGATGAGTCGTTGAAAGATGTGGCTTTGAGGATTCTGCACAACAAGATTTCTGCAGTTCCAATTTTAAGTTCAAGTGAAGATGGGTCTTGTCCTAACTTATTATTCATAGCATGCCTCTCCGGAATACTAAAACGTGAGATTTCCTTACCTTTGATGTCTAGTACTCAATTAATTCTTTCGTCTGCTGTTGACGTCAACCATTATTTTTTAACATTCTATTTAAATTGTAGATATATGCAGGCATCTTCGAAGACATCTGGAGTTTCTGCCTCTACTGCAGCAACCAGTTGGTAATCTGCCATTAGGTACGTGGGCTAGAGAAATTGGGAAGAGCGGTGATCGTCTACTGCTAACATTGCGAGCCAGTGAGCCACTTAGTTCAGCTCTTAATTTATTAATCCAAGGTGCAGTGTAACTCTCTTTTTCTCCTACTGTATACTttaaactctctctctctctttggaaCGCTATTGCACACTGAAAACATTATAAGAAACGAGCTACTTTGCAATCACATCTCCTGTTAAGAAAGATTGTGTATCTTTCAGTGTCCCATTTAGTTGATCATTATGTCACTCCTTCACTTTCCTATTCTTGCATGGAGATCACTATAATTCTGAACTCTCTAAATCTTATTATTATGATACTATCTTATTCGCTTAAATTGTATATACCTTTTCTGATTTTTGATCTTTTCTTGACAGCACGTGTAAGTTCTGTACCTATAGTTGATGACAATGGGATTCTTGTAGATGTGTACTGTAGGAGGTAACTACCGAAGTATTTACAAATCTACTAAGGTTAATGGCTAAAACATCAATTTCTTTCACTTGTATAAACTTCCTAAATGGTAACATGACTATGTTCATGTAGTGATATCACCTCCTTGGCAAACAGCAATGGTTATACTCGTATTCAGCTTGATCAGACAATTATATCTCAAGTAAGTTGACATGAATCATACTTTCTGGCATCTGTTATATTTTAAACCTTGTGGGTGACCAGAGCATCTTTGACATATTAGTAGTTCCCATCTATTGCATCTGATCCTAATAAAAGATGAGAGATCTCTTGACTTATCAGTAGACAGTGTTCAGATGTATTGCATACAAGGCAGTAACAGTTCATAACACTCAAAAGGATCTGTTGAATGGAAGAAAGGTTCACCATGTGTTATTTCATATATTTGTAGCAGCCTTACGTGCTCTTTAGATCTGGGCGTAACCTAAAATACCATTTTCCTGTGCTGCTTTTGTTCCTTCTAGCAACTTTTTAAGCAGCTATATTACTTGCTTTTTGTTTTCAAGTAATTGGATTCCTGAAATGAGTCATGTTGTACTTCAAGATACCATATCCATGAGAATTTGTATCTGGTGACTCCATTGAAAGATAAAGCATGTGTGGTGTGGACGAAGCTATTGAGATAAATGAGGTCAAGTAGACAGTTGAGATTTGTGGTATGTTGAGAAACCACAAAGTAATATCATAAT
It includes:
- the LOC113739676 gene encoding sucrose nonfermenting 4-like protein isoform X1 — protein: MVHKVFTWRYGGGRVFLCGSFNGWTERIQMINVEGCATVFQRILDLQPGYYQYKYLVDDVWRVDEEQHCVQDGFGMINNVAYVEETEILCPSFSAQSLHQNQEYSRLKTGFPVSLTLVCDLLLVWLLTNQGTPSGGSLHKPVFQLPINEIDVLRYRLSLHLSSSTVYDLMPDSGKVFALDVGAAVKQAFHLMYEEGVAVLPLWDEQNTKIVGMLTASDFISILLQLDRNRAILTDEEIEEHTISAWKDIKFRHHREVSGTSQPLCRTALIQAGPDESLKDVALRILHNKISAVPILSSSEDGSCPNLLFIACLSGILKHICRHLRRHLEFLPLLQQPVGNLPLGTWAREIGKSGDRLLLTLRASEPLSSALNLLIQARVSSVPIVDDNGILVDVYCRSDITSLANSNGYTRIQLDQTIISQALEIADVTSQSRYQTCTRFDSLYRVMELLSDQAVRRVIVIEASSRQVEGIITLRDIFSYFLA
- the LOC113739676 gene encoding sucrose nonfermenting 4-like protein isoform X4 codes for the protein MVHKVFTWRYGGGRVFLCGSFNGWTERIQMINVEGCATVFQRILDLQPGYYQYKYLVDDVWRVDEEQHCVQDGFGMINNVAYVEETEILCPSFSAQSLHQNQVFALDVGAAVKQAFHLMYEEGVAVLPLWDEQNTKIVGMLTASDFISILLQLDRNRAILTDEEIEEHTISAWKDIKFRHHREVSGTSQPLCRTALIQAGPDESLKDVALRILHNKISAVPILSSSEDGSCPNLLFIACLSGILKHICRHLRRHLEFLPLLQQPVGNLPLGTWAREIGKSGDRLLLTLRASEPLSSALNLLIQARVSSVPIVDDNGILVDVYCRSDITSLANSNGYTRIQLDQTIISQALEIADVTSQSRYQTCTRFDSLYRVMELLSDQAVRRVIVIEASSRQVEGIITLRDIFSYFLA
- the LOC113739676 gene encoding sucrose nonfermenting 4-like protein isoform X2; the protein is MVHKVFTWRYGGGRVFLCGSFNGWTERIQMINVEGCATVFQRILDLQPGYYQYKYLVDDVWRVDEEQHCVQDGFGMINNVAYVEETEILCPSFSAQSLHQNQGTPSGGSLHKPVFQLPINEIDVLRYRLSLHLSSSTVYDLMPDSGKVFALDVGAAVKQAFHLMYEEGVAVLPLWDEQNTKIVGMLTASDFISILLQLDRNRAILTDEEIEEHTISAWKDIKFRHHREVSGTSQPLCRTALIQAGPDESLKDVALRILHNKISAVPILSSSEDGSCPNLLFIACLSGILKHICRHLRRHLEFLPLLQQPVGNLPLGTWAREIGKSGDRLLLTLRASEPLSSALNLLIQARVSSVPIVDDNGILVDVYCRSDITSLANSNGYTRIQLDQTIISQALEIADVTSQSRYQTCTRFDSLYRVMELLSDQAVRRVIVIEASSRQVEGIITLRDIFSYFLA
- the LOC113739676 gene encoding sucrose nonfermenting 4-like protein isoform X5; translated protein: MVHKVFTWRYGGGRVFLCGSFNGWTERIQMINVEGCATVFQRILDLQPGYYQYKYLVDDVWRVDEEQHCVQDGFGMINNVAYVEETEILCPSFSAQSLHQNQEYSRLKTGFPVSLTLVCDLLLVWLLTNQGTPSGGSLHKPVFQLPINEIDVLRYRLSLHLSSSTVYDLMPDSGKVFALDVGAAVKQAFHLMYEEGVAVLPLWDEQNTKIVGMLTASDFISILLQLDRNRAILTDEEIEEHTISAWKDIKFRHHREVSGTSQPLCRTALIQAGPDESLKDVALRILHNKISAVPILSSSEDGSCPNLLFIACLSGILKHICRHLRRHLEFLPLLQQPVGNLPLGTWAREIGKSGDRLLLTLRASEPLSSALNLLIQARVSSVPIVDDNGILVDVYCRR
- the LOC113739676 gene encoding sucrose nonfermenting 4-like protein isoform X3, whose product is MINVEGCATVFQRILDLQPGYYQYKYLVDDVWRVDEEQHCVQDGFGMINNVAYVEETEILCPSFSAQSLHQNQEYSRLKTGFPVSLTLVCDLLLVWLLTNQGTPSGGSLHKPVFQLPINEIDVLRYRLSLHLSSSTVYDLMPDSGKVFALDVGAAVKQAFHLMYEEGVAVLPLWDEQNTKIVGMLTASDFISILLQLDRNRAILTDEEIEEHTISAWKDIKFRHHREVSGTSQPLCRTALIQAGPDESLKDVALRILHNKISAVPILSSSEDGSCPNLLFIACLSGILKHICRHLRRHLEFLPLLQQPVGNLPLGTWAREIGKSGDRLLLTLRASEPLSSALNLLIQARVSSVPIVDDNGILVDVYCRSDITSLANSNGYTRIQLDQTIISQALEIADVTSQSRYQTCTRFDSLYRVMELLSDQAVRRVIVIEASSRQVEGIITLRDIFSYFLA